Within the Stenotrophomonas maltophilia genome, the region TGCGTGCAAAGGGGGAATGGTACCCTAGCGCCCTCACCAGAGCCCCCCTGCCCGCCCCGTGAAGGTCGCGGGCATGGCGGCGTACTCCCCGCCCTTACGGAACCCGCATCATGTCCGATTCCCGCCCCAGTGGCCGCCAGCCCGACCAGCTCCGTCCGGTCGTCATCCAACGCGGCTTCACCCGCCACGCCGAAGGCTCGGTACTGGTGTGCTTCGGTGAAACCCGCGTGCTGTGCACGGCCAGCGTCGAGAACCGGGTTCCGGGCTTCCTGCGCGGCAAGGGCGAAGGCTGGGTGACCGCCGAGTACGGCATGCTGCCGCGCGCCACCCACACCCGCAGCGACCGTGAAGCGGCGCGTGGCAAGCAGGGCGGCCGCACGCTGGAGATCCAGCGCCTGATCGGCCGCAGCCTGCGCGCCTGCGTGGACCGCAATGCCCTCGGCGAACGCACCATCACCCTGGACTGCGACGTGCTGCAGGCCGACGGCGGCACCCGCACCGCGGCCATCACCGGCGCCTACGTGGCCCTGGTCGACGCCGTGAACGTGCTCATCAAGCGCGGCGAGATCAAGCGCAACCCGATCCTGGGTGCGGTGGCAGCGGTGTCGGTGGGCGTTTACCGCGGCACTCCGGTGCTGGACCTGGACTATGCCGAAGACAGCGACTGCGACACCGACATGAACGTGGTGATGAACGATGGCGGTGGCTTCATCGAGCTGCAGGGCACTGCCGAAGGCCATGCCTTCCGCCGCGATGAACTGGACGCGCTGCTGGGACTGGCCGATAAGGGCGTGAACGAACTGCTGGCCGCACAGCAGGCGGCGCTGTCGGCATGAACCGGCGCCTTGCCCTGACCACCCTGGTGGTGGCCGACTATGACGAGGCCATCGCCTGGTACACCGGCAAGCTCGGCTTCGCACTGCTGGAGGACATCGACCAGGGCCACAAGCGATGGGTCGTGGTCGGACCGACCGACGGCAGCGCCGCCGCCCTGCTGCTGGCGCGCGCCAGTGACGAGGAACAGCGCAGCCGCATCGGCAACCAGACCGGTGGGCGCGTTGCGTTCTTCCTCAACACCGACGACTTCCACCGCGACCATGCGGCGATGCTGGCCGCCGGGGTGGAGTTCCTGGAATCGCCGCGCGAAGAGCCCTATGCAACGGTCGCGGTGTTCCGCGATCTGTATGGCAACACCTGGGACCTGCTGGAGCCCCGTCAATGAAGAAACTGGTACTGGCCAGCCACAACGCCGGCAAGCTGGTGGAGATGCAGGAGATCCTTGCCGACCTGCCGCTGCAGATCACCTCGGCCGCCGAACTGGGCCTGGGCGACGTCGAAGAGACCGGCCTGACCTTTGTCGAGAACGCGCTGCTGAAGGCGCGCGCGGCCTGCGAAGCGACCGGCCTGCCGGCGCTGGCCGATGATTCGGGGCTGATCGTCGATGCGCTCGGCGGCGCACCCGGCCTGTACAGCGCGCGCTATGCCGGCCACCCGACCAATGCCGCCGCCAACAACGCCAAGCTGCTGGACGCGATGGCCGACATCCCCGATGGCCAGCGCAGCGCCCGCTTCTATGCGGTGATCGTGCTCCTGCGCCACGCCACCGACCCGCAGCCGCTGATCTGCGAGGGCCGCTGGGAAGGGCAGATCATCCGCGAACTGCGTGGCACGAACGGTTTTGGCTACAACCCGGTATTCCTGGACACCACCCACGGCCTGACCGCCGCGGAAATGGAGCCAGCCCTGAAGAACGCCATCAGCCACCGTGCCATTGCCCTGCAGCAGCTCAAGCAGCAGCTGGCGACGCTGTACTGAAGCCATCCGATCGAGCCAGGGAAGCCGGCCAACGGCCGGCACTACCGATGAAGCCCATGCCGCACGCCCACGACCACTGCAACCACCTGCCCGGCGAAGCCTGCTCCGCTGACCACGACAGCCCACCGCGACTGGTGCCACCGCCACTGTCGTTGTACGTGCACCTGCCGTGGTGCGTGCGCAAATGCCCGTACTGCGATTTCAACTCGCACCAGGCCAAGGGCGAGCTGCCGTTCGAGGCCTACATCGATGCTCTGCTGCGCGACCTGGACCAGGACCTGCCGCTGGTCTGGGGCCGGGTGGTGCACAGCGTGTTCTTCGGTGGTGGCACGCCCAGCCTGTTCCCGCCGGAGGCGATCGATCGCTTCCTGCAGCAGGCCAGCGCCCGCCTGCGCTTCGCGCCGAACGCCGAGATCACGCTGGAAACCAATCCCGGCACCGCCGAGCATGGCCGCTTCGACCGCTACCGCGCGGCCGGCGTGAACCGCCTGAGCTTCGGCATCCAGAGCTTCGACGACGCCGCGCTGAAGCGGCTGGGCCGCATCCACGACAGTGGCGAAGCCGAGCGTGCGGTGAAGATGGCCCAGGATGCGGGGTACGACAACTTCAACATCGACCTGATGTACGCACTGCCCGAGCAGACGCTGGCCGGTGCCGAATCGGACCTCGAGCGCGCCTTTGCACTGCAGCCGGCGCACATCTCGCACTACCAGCTGACCCTGGAACCGAACACGGTGTTCTTCGCGCGCCCGCCGCAGGGCATTCCCGATGAAGACAACGCCTGGGACATGCAGGAACACTGCCAGGCGCTGCTGGCGCAGGCCGGCTTCGGCCAGTACGAGGTCAGCGCCTACGCGCGCCCCGGCCGGCAGAGCGCGCACAATCTGAACTACTGGCGCTTCGGCGATTACCTGGGCATCGGCGCCGGTGCACACGGCAAGATCAGTTCCGGCGCCGAAGAGCACGTGCTGCGGCGCTGGAAGCTCAAGCATCCGCAGGCCTACCTGGACAGCGCTGGCACCCCGGCGTCGTTCGGTGGCGATGACGTGATCACGCCCGCGCGGCTTCCGTTCGAGTACATGCTCAACCTGCTGCGCCTGCACGAGGGCTTCAGCCTGCGTGATTTTGAATCGCGCACCGGCCTGCCGCGCAGCGTGCTCGACGCACCGCTGGCCGAGGCCGTGCAGCGCGGCTGGCTGGAGACGGCCGATGGCCAGGTCCGCCCGACCGAACTGGGCCGCCGTTTCACCAATGATGTGGTGAGCCTGTTCCTGGACGAATGAGCGCCCCGTCGCATCCGCCGGGCATGGCCCGGCGCTACCCACCGGCCAGCATGCCGTCGCATCCGCCGGGCATGGCCCGGCGCCACCCAGCGGCCAGCATGCGGTAGCGCCGGGCCATGCCCGGCGTGCAGCGTGTGCATTCACCCTAAAGTAGCGCCGGCCTCGGCCGACACGGTAGATTCACAGGATCGCTCCGCGGGAATCCGGGTACCGCACGCCGATGTCAGCTGTCTTCTCCCTCTCCGCCACCGACGCTGCCCGCCTGGCCAGCACCGACCTGCCACCGCGGGTACGTGAACTGCTGGGGGCGTTGACCGGCCTGTGCCGGCAGGCACTGACCGCGCCGCTGATCCTGACCGTCGAAGCGCTGGAACAACTCCTGTTGCACGATGCCGACCGCGCGCGCAGTCCGCAGCAGCAGGCTGAACTGATGGCGCAGCGTAGCCAACTGCATGCCTTCGCCGGCCACTTCAGCGAGCGCATGCTCGATGCGGTGGCCGAGGCACTGGCGCGGCTGCGCGAACCGACCGCCTTCACGGCAGCAGCACCACCGCCCGCACTGCCGGGCACGATCGGCCTGTCGCTGGTCGACGAGCACGAGGTCGACCGCGACCTGCTGCTCACCGAAATGGTCCGGCGCGAGACGCAGCGCTCGGCCAACGCCCTGAACCTGCTCGGCCAGCGCCTGGGCGTGCTGGCTGCGGCGCCTGCGTTCGAAGCCGATACCCTTCCGCTGGCACCGCAGGCGCTGTGCGCGATGGTGCGCAGGGTCGCCGAACAGGATGGCCTCGGGGCAGAGGTGCAGCTGGCGCTGTATCGCAGTTTCGAGCGCCAGGTGCTGGAACGCCTGGGCGACCTGCTTGATCGGGCCAATGCCCTGCTCGCCCAGCAGGGCGTGCTGCCGGGCCTGGTCTACACCCCGTATCTGGCCCGCTCGTCGAGTACGCGACGGATCATCACCCAGTCCGTCGCTGGCGGCCGTGCCACGCAGCCAGCCAGGCGCGCGGCGGCCCCCATGACCGGCTGGGGCGAGAACCTGCCTGCCGGCTCCTGGTCGACCCTGATGCAGGATGCCTTCCAGTCCGGTTCCGCATCCGCTGCAGCGACCCCCGGGCTGACCACCGCCACCGGCACCCTGCTGCACGACCTGCTGCAGCGCGCGCGCGCCACGCCGGCGGCAGACGCGCCTGCGGTACCGACTGCTGCCGTCGATGCGGTATTGGCAAGGCTGCAAAACCAGGCCAGCGCCGCTACCGGTGTGGTCGACCTGCAGGCCGCCGTGGTCGCGCAGCTGCGCAGCGAGCATGGCCCGCATGCGCAGATCGGCAGCCATGATCGCGACAACCTGGACCTGCTGCGCCTGTTGATGCAGCAGATCCAGCAGCAGCAGCGCCCGGACCCGGTGCCCGCCGCCCTGCTGGCGCGCCTGCAGGTACCGTTGGCACGTGCAGCGATGGCCGATCCGGGCTTCTTCGTACGCGACGAGCATCCTGCGCGCGAGCTGCTCAACCATATCGCCGAAGCCGGTGCCCGCTGGCTGGGGGACGACGACGTCGATCCGCAGTTTCTGCAGCGCATGGCACAGAGCGTGCAGAGCCTGCTCGGCGAGGATGCACGCACGCCGGAAGCCTTCGCTGCTGCCAACGAAGAGGTGCAGCAGCACCAGCGCGCGGCCGCCCATCGCGCCGAACTGGCCGAACGCCGCCACGTCGAAGCCGCGCGCGGCAGAGAGCGGTTGGAACTCGCCAGGCGCCAGGCCAGCGCCCAGATCGAGCAGTGCTGCAGCACGCAGCAGCCGCCGCGCTTCGTCCAGACCCTGCTGCGCCAGGCCTGGTCCGACGCGCTGACCCTGACCCGGCTGCGCCATGGCGAGGACTCGCCCCAGTGGCAGGAGCGGCTGCAGCAGACCGAGCGCATCGCGGCCGTTACTGCAACCGCCGCCAACGGCGTCGATGGCACCGATGGCGCCTTGGCCGCCGATGTGGAGGCCGCGCTGCTGCAGGTGGGCTATCACGCCGAGGAAGCCTCAGCGGTGGCCCGTCGCCTGGCCACGCCCGGGGGCGAGGACGACAGCACGTCGCGTACCGAACTCAGCGCGCGGCTGAAGGCCCGCGCCCGGCTGGGCGAGCACACCGACAGCCGCAGTGCGTCCGCCCCTGCCGCGCCACGCAGCGGTGCGGAGGAGGCCGCCTACGAGCAGCTGTGCTCCCTGCCCTTCGGCAGCTGGTTCGACATCGACAACGGCGACGGCACGCTTCGCCGCCAGCGCCTGTCCTGGTACAGCCTGCTGACCGGCCATGTGCTGTTCGTCAATCCGCGCGGGCAGAAGATTGCCGAAACCGACCTCGACAGCCTGGCGCGGCAGATCAGCGCTGGGCGTGCGCATCTGGTCACCGAAGACAAGGGCCGGCTGGTCGACCGCGCCTGGAAGGCCAGCCTGGGCGCCCTGCGTGCGCTTGCCGGCCGCAACCCGCAGGACACCCCCGCATGAGCATGACGCCGCCGCAGGACACCCGCCGCGCCCCCCGACGCCAGGTGTCGGACCTGGTGCCGGTGACCGACCAGATGCGCGACTGCGTGGTCGGTCGCCTTGGCAATGTGTCCGAAACCGGCATGCTGATGCTGGCCAGCACTGCGCTGCGCGACGACGCGCTGTATCAGTTCCGCTTCCCGCTGCCGCTGGGCGATGGCCAGCAGGCAGCCATCGACGTGGGCGTGCACCTGTTGTGGAGCGAGCCGGCGCACGCCCCGGGACAGAGCTGGGTGGGCTTCCGGTTCCTCACCCTGTCACGCGAACACCGCCAGCTGCTGCGGCAGTGGGTAGGCGAAGACAGCGACGAAGGACCGCTTTCGACGGACTGACTGCCGGTTCCGGCACAGCGGTTTCCGCCGGTATGCGGCAGAATCTAGGGCCGTTTTCCGTGTCGAGCCACCGCAATGATCCAGCAAGACCCCGGCGCCCTGTATCCCGATCACCTGGCCGTGCTGTGCCGACGCGCCGAGCAGGCGCTGGCGCGCGGCGGCTTTGATCACCTCGTCGTGCCCAGCGGCACCCTGCACTACCAGGTGTTTGATGATCGCGACTATCCCTATGCGGTGAATCCGCAGTTCAAGGCATGGTTGCCGCTGACGCGCGTGCCCAACAGCTGGATCGTGTTTACGCCCGGCAAGCGGCCGGTGGTGATCTTCCATCAGCCGTTCGATTACTGGCACGTAGTGCCGGACGCGCCGAGCGGCTGGTGGGTGGAGCACTTCGACATCCACATCATCCGCACGCCGGACGAAGCGCTGGCGTTGCTGCCGGCCGATCCGTCGCGCTGCGCGATCCTGGGTGAGCCGCAGAGCGCCCTGGGCAGCCACGTGCCGAACAATCCTCCGGCGGTGGTGAATTACCTGGAATGGCACCGTGGCAGCAAGACGCCCTACGAGATCGCCCTGATGCGCCAAGCGCAGGTGCTGGGCGTGCGCGGCCATCGCGCCGCCGAAGCCGCGTTCCGCAACGGTGCCGACGAATTCAGCATCCACATGGCGTACTGCCAGGCGGTGGGCCAGGACGCCAATGAACTGCCCTACGGCAACATCGTGGCGTTGAACGAGCACGCCGCCGTTCTGCACTACACCGAACTGGGCCGCAAGGCACCGCAGCCGCTGCGCAGCTTCCTCATCGATGCCGGCGCCAGCGCGCACGGCTACGCCAGCGACATCACCCGTACCTACGCGGCGCACGGCCACGACGAATTCGCTGCGATGATCGCTGCCGTCGATGCCGCCCAGCAGCAGATGTGCGCGGCGGTGCGCCCGGGCGTTGATTACAGGACGCTGCACGTGGACGCGCATCTGTCGCTGATGGGCGTTCTGAAGGACTTCGGCGTCATCAGGGTATCGCCGCAGACCGCGCTGGAAACCGGCGTCAGCGCCGCATTCTTCCCGCACGGCATCGGCCATCTGATCGGCCTGCAGGTGCATGACGTGGCCGGATTCGCCGCCAGCGACGAAGGCGGCCGGATCGAACGTCCGGCGGGTCATCCCTACCTGCGTCTGACCCGCGTGCTGGAACCGGGGATGGTGGTGACCATCGAGCCGGGCCTGTACTTCATCGACATGCTGTTGAACGAGGTCAAGGACGCCGGCCATGGCGATGCGATCAACTGGGAGCGCGTGGACTTCTTCCGTCCGTATGGCGGCATCCGCATCGAGGACGAAGTGCTGTGCACCGACGGCGAAGCGGACAACCTGACGCGGCCGGAGTTTGCAGCAGCCAACGGTTGAGCCCCTCGTGGTTGGATGCTGAATCAAAGCAGCGCTTGGCGGGGCGGGTAGGCCATGCAGGGGACGCTGCAAGTACGTCCCTGTAAGCTCGATGGCGCCATCCATGGCGCCAACGCCCCTGCATGGCCTACCCACCCCACCTTTGACAGTTTCCTGCCGCGTCCAACCACGGAAAAGAAAAAAGAAAAGCAGAAGCGGGTCGCTCGCTGCGCTCGCTCCGTGTCGACCAAGGTCGACACCTACCAACAGCTACCGGACAACTGTCGAAGGCGGGGCACTGTGGGTTTGCGGGGTGTGAGCGGCATGGATGCCGCGACCAGGCCCCCATGGACGGGTTCACGGCGTCCCCGCAAACCCACAGTGCCCCGCCATCCCACGGATAGCCCGCTGTTGCTGTTGCTCCAGCTGTTGCGTCTGCGGGTGCAGGGCTGCAAGCCCTGCCGGCAACCCTCAACCCGCCATCACCGCTTCGATCTCGTCCGCACTCCGCGCCAGCCCTTCGGTCAGCACGCGATGGCCATCGTCGGTGATCAGCACATCGTCCTCGGTGCGGATGCCGATGCCACGCCAGCGCGGCTCCACCGTCGTATCGTCCACGCCGATGTACAGGCCCGGCTCGATGGTGAACGCCATGCCCGGCTCCAGCAGCCGCGAGTCCCCGGCCAGGCGGTAGTCGCCCACGTCGTGCACATCCAGCCCGATCCAGTGGCCGGTCTTGTGCCGGTAGAAACGCTGGTACAGGCCTTCGGAAAGATTCTTCTCCAGCGTGCCCTTCAGCAGGCCGAGCCGCAGCAGGCCTTCGGTCAGCGTCTGCACCGCCGCCAGGTGGCCGGCTTCGTAGGGTACGCCGGGCCGGGCCTGGGCCAGCGCCGCCGCCTGGGCCTGGCCGACCAGATCATGCAGCGCGCGCTGCTCGGCGCTGAAGCGCCCGTTCACCGGGAAGGTGCGGGTGATGTCGCTGGCGTAGCCACGGTACTCGGCACCCGCATCGATCAGCACCAGCTCGCCGTCGCGCGCACGCCCGTTGTTGTCGCGATAGTGCAGGATGCACCCGTTGCGGCCGGCGCCGACGATGCTGCAGTACGCCGGCACCGCATCGCTGGCGCGGAACACGCGCTCCAGTTCGGCCTGCAGCTCGTACTCATGGATGCCCGCCTTCGCCGCCTTCATCGCTGCCAGGTGCGCACGCACGCTGATCTGCGCGGCGTGCTGCATCAGCGCCACCTCCGCGCCGGACTTGAACAGGCGCTGCTCATGCAGCAGGTGGCCCAGCTCCAGGAACTCGTGCGGCGGCTGCGCACCGTGGCGCACCTGGGAGCGGACACGGTTGACCCAGCCGATCAGCTTCAGGTCGAAGTCCGCGTCACGGCCGAAGTGGTAGTAGACGCGCGAGCGTCCCTCCAGCAGGCCCGGAAGGATGTCGTCCAGATCGTCGATCGGATAGGCATCGTCCATGCCGAACTGCGCCACGGCGCCTTCCTGGCCGGCGCGGCTGCCGTCCCAGGCCTCGCGCTCGGCATCGCGTTCGCGGCAGAACAGGATCGCCTCGCCGTGACGACGCCCGGGAATCAGCACCAGCACGGCTTCCGGCTCCGGAAAGCCGCTCAGGTACTGGAAGTCCGAATCCTGCCGGTACGGGTAATGGGTATCCAGGCTGCGCACCTTCTCGGACGCGGCGGGCAGCACCAGGATGGCGTCTTCGCCGGCCATGTCCATCAGCTGCCGGCGACGACGCTTGTACTCGCCGGCCGCGATGCCGGTGCGCTGCTTGATGTC harbors:
- the rph gene encoding ribonuclease PH; translation: MSDSRPSGRQPDQLRPVVIQRGFTRHAEGSVLVCFGETRVLCTASVENRVPGFLRGKGEGWVTAEYGMLPRATHTRSDREAARGKQGGRTLEIQRLIGRSLRACVDRNALGERTITLDCDVLQADGGTRTAAITGAYVALVDAVNVLIKRGEIKRNPILGAVAAVSVGVYRGTPVLDLDYAEDSDCDTDMNVVMNDGGGFIELQGTAEGHAFRRDELDALLGLADKGVNELLAAQQAALSA
- a CDS encoding VOC family protein gives rise to the protein MNRRLALTTLVVADYDEAIAWYTGKLGFALLEDIDQGHKRWVVVGPTDGSAAALLLARASDEEQRSRIGNQTGGRVAFFLNTDDFHRDHAAMLAAGVEFLESPREEPYATVAVFRDLYGNTWDLLEPRQ
- the rdgB gene encoding RdgB/HAM1 family non-canonical purine NTP pyrophosphatase codes for the protein MKKLVLASHNAGKLVEMQEILADLPLQITSAAELGLGDVEETGLTFVENALLKARAACEATGLPALADDSGLIVDALGGAPGLYSARYAGHPTNAAANNAKLLDAMADIPDGQRSARFYAVIVLLRHATDPQPLICEGRWEGQIIRELRGTNGFGYNPVFLDTTHGLTAAEMEPALKNAISHRAIALQQLKQQLATLY
- the hemW gene encoding radical SAM family heme chaperone HemW, which encodes MPHAHDHCNHLPGEACSADHDSPPRLVPPPLSLYVHLPWCVRKCPYCDFNSHQAKGELPFEAYIDALLRDLDQDLPLVWGRVVHSVFFGGGTPSLFPPEAIDRFLQQASARLRFAPNAEITLETNPGTAEHGRFDRYRAAGVNRLSFGIQSFDDAALKRLGRIHDSGEAERAVKMAQDAGYDNFNIDLMYALPEQTLAGAESDLERAFALQPAHISHYQLTLEPNTVFFARPPQGIPDEDNAWDMQEHCQALLAQAGFGQYEVSAYARPGRQSAHNLNYWRFGDYLGIGAGAHGKISSGAEEHVLRRWKLKHPQAYLDSAGTPASFGGDDVITPARLPFEYMLNLLRLHEGFSLRDFESRTGLPRSVLDAPLAEAVQRGWLETADGQVRPTELGRRFTNDVVSLFLDE
- a CDS encoding DUF1631 domain-containing protein: MSAVFSLSATDAARLASTDLPPRVRELLGALTGLCRQALTAPLILTVEALEQLLLHDADRARSPQQQAELMAQRSQLHAFAGHFSERMLDAVAEALARLREPTAFTAAAPPPALPGTIGLSLVDEHEVDRDLLLTEMVRRETQRSANALNLLGQRLGVLAAAPAFEADTLPLAPQALCAMVRRVAEQDGLGAEVQLALYRSFERQVLERLGDLLDRANALLAQQGVLPGLVYTPYLARSSSTRRIITQSVAGGRATQPARRAAAPMTGWGENLPAGSWSTLMQDAFQSGSASAAATPGLTTATGTLLHDLLQRARATPAADAPAVPTAAVDAVLARLQNQASAATGVVDLQAAVVAQLRSEHGPHAQIGSHDRDNLDLLRLLMQQIQQQQRPDPVPAALLARLQVPLARAAMADPGFFVRDEHPARELLNHIAEAGARWLGDDDVDPQFLQRMAQSVQSLLGEDARTPEAFAAANEEVQQHQRAAAHRAELAERRHVEAARGRERLELARRQASAQIEQCCSTQQPPRFVQTLLRQAWSDALTLTRLRHGEDSPQWQERLQQTERIAAVTATAANGVDGTDGALAADVEAALLQVGYHAEEASAVARRLATPGGEDDSTSRTELSARLKARARLGEHTDSRSASAPAAPRSGAEEAAYEQLCSLPFGSWFDIDNGDGTLRRQRLSWYSLLTGHVLFVNPRGQKIAETDLDSLARQISAGRAHLVTEDKGRLVDRAWKASLGALRALAGRNPQDTPA
- a CDS encoding PilZ domain-containing protein → MSMTPPQDTRRAPRRQVSDLVPVTDQMRDCVVGRLGNVSETGMLMLASTALRDDALYQFRFPLPLGDGQQAAIDVGVHLLWSEPAHAPGQSWVGFRFLTLSREHRQLLRQWVGEDSDEGPLSTD
- the pepQ gene encoding Xaa-Pro dipeptidase encodes the protein MIQQDPGALYPDHLAVLCRRAEQALARGGFDHLVVPSGTLHYQVFDDRDYPYAVNPQFKAWLPLTRVPNSWIVFTPGKRPVVIFHQPFDYWHVVPDAPSGWWVEHFDIHIIRTPDEALALLPADPSRCAILGEPQSALGSHVPNNPPAVVNYLEWHRGSKTPYEIALMRQAQVLGVRGHRAAEAAFRNGADEFSIHMAYCQAVGQDANELPYGNIVALNEHAAVLHYTELGRKAPQPLRSFLIDAGASAHGYASDITRTYAAHGHDEFAAMIAAVDAAQQQMCAAVRPGVDYRTLHVDAHLSLMGVLKDFGVIRVSPQTALETGVSAAFFPHGIGHLIGLQVHDVAGFAASDEGGRIERPAGHPYLRLTRVLEPGMVVTIEPGLYFIDMLLNEVKDAGHGDAINWERVDFFRPYGGIRIEDEVLCTDGEADNLTRPEFAAANG
- a CDS encoding aminopeptidase P N-terminal domain-containing protein, with amino-acid sequence MKQRTGIAAGEYKRRRRQLMDMAGEDAILVLPAASEKVRSLDTHYPYRQDSDFQYLSGFPEPEAVLVLIPGRRHGEAILFCRERDAEREAWDGSRAGQEGAVAQFGMDDAYPIDDLDDILPGLLEGRSRVYYHFGRDADFDLKLIGWVNRVRSQVRHGAQPPHEFLELGHLLHEQRLFKSGAEVALMQHAAQISVRAHLAAMKAAKAGIHEYELQAELERVFRASDAVPAYCSIVGAGRNGCILHYRDNNGRARDGELVLIDAGAEYRGYASDITRTFPVNGRFSAEQRALHDLVGQAQAAALAQARPGVPYEAGHLAAVQTLTEGLLRLGLLKGTLEKNLSEGLYQRFYRHKTGHWIGLDVHDVGDYRLAGDSRLLEPGMAFTIEPGLYIGVDDTTVEPRWRGIGIRTEDDVLITDDGHRVLTEGLARSADEIEAVMAG